The Rhodovastum atsumiense DNA window CGCCGCTGTACTTGCAAAGGGAAGCCGGCGACGGGCACGCCCCTGTCGCCGGCAAGCGCTCACGGGTGCACGATCTCTGGCACGCCGACCGCCTCCTCCCCCGCTTCCTCTTTCGGTGTTCCGAATTTGGCGGCGACGAAGGCGGTGACAAGCGGGACCAGCACGGCGGTGACGACCACCGAGGCGGCCACCAGGATGGTGGCGCTTTTCGCCGCGTCGGCATAAACCGGATTGGACGCGGCGATGATGGCGGGAACCGCCGCCGCATTGCCGGCTGTCGAGGCCGCGGCCACCCCCGCCACGCCGCTGCCGCCGGTCAGGCGGTCGACGATGAACAGGGCGGTGCCGGTGACCGCCACGACGGCGACACCCACCCCCAGGCCGAGCAGCCCGGCGGTCCAGACCTTGCTGAGGTCAAGCGCGGCGCCCAGGCCGAAGGCGAAGAACGGGATCAGCCCGGGTGCGATCTTGCCCAGGAACAGCCGCATCTCGCGGTCCAGGTTGCCCAGCACCATGCCGATCAGCAGCGGCAGGATGGCGCCCAGCATGGTCTGCCAGGGGAAGGCGGACAGGCCGGCCAGGCCCAGTGTCACCATGGTCAGGAAGGGGCCGGATTCCAGCGACATGATGGAATAGGCGCCGACATCGCGCGAGCGGCCGTACTGGCCCATCAGGGCGCAATAGAGGCCACCATTGGTGTCGTTCATGGCGGCAACGATGGCCAGGGTCGAAATCCCGGCGAACATGCCGCCGGAAATCGGCGCCTCTCCCAGGAAATGACCGAG harbors:
- a CDS encoding 2-keto-3-deoxygluconate permease — protein: MKQVPIKKMIEAVPGGMMVVPLLTGAIINTFFPDTPKFFGSFTGALFTGGMPILAAFFVCMGASIDVQATPYVLKKGGSLFLTKIAIGAVFGVILGHFLGEAPISGGMFAGISTLAIVAAMNDTNGGLYCALMGQYGRSRDVGAYSIMSLESGPFLTMVTLGLAGLSAFPWQTMLGAILPLLIGMVLGNLDREMRLFLGKIAPGLIPFFAFGLGAALDLSKVWTAGLLGLGVGVAVVAVTGTALFIVDRLTGGSGVAGVAAASTAGNAAAVPAIIAASNPVYADAAKSATILVAASVVVTAVLVPLVTAFVAAKFGTPKEEAGEEAVGVPEIVHP